The proteins below are encoded in one region of Tolumonas auensis DSM 9187:
- the csy2 gene encoding type I-F CRISPR-associated protein Csy2: MKSLLLLRQINVENANAISGLTYGFPGISHFLGFTHALSRQLMQAHNLRLGGCAVVCHHHQLQAYQPGGRGDFVFALTRNPLTKEANTASFNEEGRMHLQISLMIECEFDADDLPFGSGQPEQDVTMLTDWFSQKVPCLRLAGGTITSVGHVSWLELKQDSEEQHKQVRRLMMRLLPGFALIGRHELLLAHHQKCLAESSDAQLIDSWLDFVALRYRSERADASGHANWVMQPKPESGYLVPMVVGYQAISPLYGTGAVANSRDSDTPFCFVESAYSIGQWLSPHRVQSLEQIIWRYHYSDGLYLCHNGYTSVVNEEFENSEENY; the protein is encoded by the coding sequence ATGAAGTCTTTGCTGTTGTTACGTCAGATCAATGTGGAAAACGCAAATGCCATTAGTGGATTGACCTATGGGTTTCCTGGCATCAGCCATTTTCTCGGATTTACACATGCTCTGTCACGCCAACTGATGCAAGCTCATAATCTACGGCTTGGTGGTTGTGCTGTGGTTTGTCATCATCATCAATTGCAGGCTTATCAACCCGGCGGCCGAGGTGATTTTGTGTTTGCGTTGACGCGTAACCCGCTAACTAAAGAGGCTAATACCGCCTCATTTAATGAAGAGGGACGTATGCACTTGCAGATTAGTCTGATGATTGAGTGCGAGTTTGATGCTGATGATTTACCTTTTGGTTCAGGCCAACCCGAGCAAGATGTAACTATGTTGACTGATTGGTTTTCCCAAAAGGTACCTTGTCTGCGCTTGGCTGGTGGCACCATTACTTCTGTGGGCCATGTGAGTTGGTTGGAGCTTAAACAAGATAGTGAGGAACAGCACAAGCAGGTTCGTCGTTTGATGATGCGACTGTTGCCTGGTTTTGCTTTGATTGGCCGGCATGAGTTGCTGTTAGCTCACCATCAGAAATGTCTGGCTGAGTCATCGGATGCTCAACTTATTGATAGTTGGCTGGATTTTGTTGCTTTGCGCTATCGAAGTGAGCGTGCAGATGCCAGTGGCCATGCCAATTGGGTTATGCAGCCCAAACCAGAGTCGGGTTATTTGGTGCCTATGGTTGTGGGCTATCAAGCAATTTCACCTTTATATGGCACTGGTGCAGTTGCCAACAGCCGAGATTCTGATACCCCGTTTTGCTTTGTCGAATCGGCTTATAGCATAGGTCAATGGCTAAGCCCACATAGGGTTCAATCATTAGAACAAATTATCTGGCGCTACCACTATAGCGATGGGCTTTACCTTTGTCATAACGGTTATACCAGTGTGGTCAATGAAGAGTTTGAAAACAGCGAAGAGAACTATTGA
- the csy3 gene encoding type I-F CRISPR-associated protein Csy3, translating to MAKNDIKTASVLAFERKLANSDALLYAGNWSELENKNAWQPIAIQSKDVRGTISNRLKNAVASDPAKLDAEIQKPNLQRVDVAALPFDADTLKVSFTLRVLGDLVTPSACNDQDYQAILSEKVGAYIHEQQFHELAARYAENLANGRFLWRNRVGAEAVTVKVNHLVDQKIKTSWSFDALAFNLRQFTKPQGDSAALAEVIRQGLLGDSFVLLQVDAFVRLGVGQEVFPSQELVLDGGRDSTKSKYLYQVGSVAAMHSQKIGNALRTIDTWYPDAECPIAVEPYGSVTSRGTAYRQPKAKMDFYTLLDGWMLKDQLPSVEQQHYVIATLIRGGVFGAAD from the coding sequence ATGGCTAAAAATGACATTAAGACTGCTTCTGTACTGGCATTTGAACGTAAACTGGCCAATTCCGATGCCTTGCTTTATGCCGGCAACTGGTCTGAATTGGAGAATAAGAATGCGTGGCAACCCATAGCGATTCAGAGCAAAGATGTGCGGGGAACCATTTCCAATCGTCTGAAAAATGCAGTTGCCAGCGATCCAGCTAAGTTGGATGCTGAAATTCAGAAACCGAATTTGCAACGAGTGGATGTAGCTGCTTTGCCATTCGATGCGGATACGTTAAAAGTTAGCTTCACCTTACGAGTGCTTGGTGATCTGGTGACACCTTCCGCCTGTAATGATCAGGACTATCAGGCAATTCTGAGTGAAAAAGTGGGCGCTTATATCCATGAGCAACAGTTCCATGAATTGGCTGCCCGCTATGCTGAAAATCTGGCTAATGGTCGTTTCTTGTGGCGCAACCGTGTTGGGGCAGAAGCAGTCACAGTGAAGGTTAATCATCTGGTTGATCAAAAGATCAAAACCAGTTGGAGTTTTGATGCCCTGGCATTCAACTTACGCCAGTTTACTAAACCTCAAGGGGATTCAGCAGCTCTTGCCGAAGTGATCCGCCAAGGACTATTAGGGGATAGTTTTGTCTTATTACAAGTTGACGCTTTTGTCCGGCTAGGGGTAGGGCAAGAGGTATTCCCTTCTCAGGAGTTGGTGTTGGACGGTGGTCGCGACAGCACAAAAAGCAAATATCTCTATCAGGTGGGCAGCGTAGCCGCAATGCACTCGCAAAAGATTGGCAATGCTCTGCGCACAATAGACACTTGGTATCCAGATGCGGAATGTCCGATTGCTGTTGAGCCTTATGGCTCGGTAACCAGTCGTGGTACTGCTTATCGTCAGCCTAAAGCAAAAATGGATTTTTATACTCTGTTGGATGGCTGGATGTTGAAAGATCAGCTGCCAAGTGTTGAGCAACAACATTATGTGATTGCCACCCTGATCCGTGGTGGTGTGTTTGGTGCAGCTGATTAA
- the cas6f gene encoding type I-F CRISPR-associated endoribonuclease Cas6/Csy4, which translates to MDHYLDIRLLPEEPEVSESFLLNALFAKLHVRLGQQAQGRVGVSFPDHHKRLGDLLRLHGQRTDLQALMADDWLQGLKGYTQCSEVLPIPATVSYRAVKRVQAKSAHNKRQRSIAKGWLTESEAQIRIPDTQQKELHLPFVQLKSRSNGQMMRVYVEHGPVLAVPVSGYFNAYGLSSIATIPWF; encoded by the coding sequence ATGGATCACTATCTTGATATCCGGCTACTGCCGGAAGAACCTGAAGTGAGCGAGAGCTTTCTGCTCAATGCATTGTTCGCCAAACTGCATGTACGGTTAGGGCAGCAGGCACAGGGGCGGGTAGGTGTAAGTTTTCCTGACCATCACAAACGATTAGGTGATCTGCTGCGCCTGCATGGTCAACGCACGGATCTACAGGCGCTGATGGCCGATGACTGGCTACAGGGGCTTAAAGGTTACACCCAGTGCAGTGAGGTTTTGCCGATCCCTGCAACGGTCAGTTATCGGGCTGTTAAAAGGGTGCAAGCTAAGAGTGCGCATAATAAAAGGCAGCGATCTATTGCGAAAGGCTGGCTTACTGAGTCAGAAGCACAGATCCGAATCCCAGATACCCAGCAAAAAGAACTTCATTTACCGTTTGTGCAACTGAAAAGTCGTTCCAATGGTCAGATGATGCGAGTGTATGTGGAGCATGGTCCTGTGTTGGCCGTTCCGGTCTCTGGCTATTTTAATGCCTATGGTCTCAGCTCTATAGCCACGATCCCTTGGTTCTGA